The Prevotella melaninogenica ATCC 25845 genome includes a window with the following:
- the aspS gene encoding aspartate--tRNA ligase: MYRTNTCGELRLSDAGKEVTLAGWVQRARKMGGMTFVDLRDRYGITQLVFNEADNADLCGEANKLGREYCIQVKGVVNERQSKNSKIPTGDIEIIAKELKVLSSSETPPFTIEDNTDGGDDLRMKYRYLDLRREAVRKNMELRHRMTILIRNFLDAAQFMEVETPILIGSTPEGARDFVVPSRMNPGQFYALPQSPQTLKQLLMVAGFDRYFQIAKCFRDEDLRADRQPEFTQIDCEMSFVDQDDVINLFEEMARHLFREIRGVELPKLEQMKWHDAMKRYGSDKPDLRFGMEFVELMDDLKGTGSFSVFDEAAYIGGIVVPGCADYSRKQLNELTDFVKRPQVGAQGLVFIKYNADGTIKSSIDKFYTEEQLLKVKETTGAKDGDLVLILSGNNVRKTQVQLCSLRLEMGDRLGLRDKNVFKCLWIVDFPLFEWSDEEQRLMATHHPFTMPNPDDIKLLDEHPEQVRAKAYDFVCNGIEVGGGSLRIHDTQLQEKMFEVLGFTPESAKAQFGFLMNAFKYGAPPHAGLAFGLDRFVSIMAGLDSIRDCIAFPKNNSGRDVMLDAPSFIDQKQLDELEIKLDLKA, encoded by the coding sequence ATGTATAGAACAAATACTTGTGGAGAGCTGCGCCTTTCGGATGCAGGCAAGGAAGTGACCCTCGCTGGATGGGTACAGCGCGCACGTAAAATGGGAGGTATGACTTTTGTCGACCTTCGTGACCGCTATGGTATTACCCAGTTAGTTTTCAATGAGGCCGATAATGCAGACCTTTGTGGCGAAGCTAACAAGTTAGGACGTGAATATTGCATTCAAGTTAAGGGTGTTGTTAATGAGCGTCAGAGTAAGAATAGCAAGATTCCTACAGGTGATATAGAGATTATTGCTAAGGAGTTGAAGGTGCTTAGTAGCTCAGAAACTCCTCCTTTCACAATTGAAGATAACACAGACGGTGGTGATGACCTCCGTATGAAATATCGTTATTTAGACCTTCGTCGTGAGGCAGTGCGCAAGAACATGGAATTACGTCACCGTATGACGATTCTTATTCGTAACTTCCTCGATGCTGCACAATTTATGGAAGTTGAGACACCTATCCTCATTGGTTCAACACCAGAGGGTGCACGCGACTTCGTTGTACCATCACGTATGAATCCAGGTCAGTTCTATGCACTCCCACAGAGTCCACAGACATTGAAGCAGTTGTTGATGGTTGCGGGTTTTGATCGCTACTTCCAGATTGCTAAGTGTTTCCGTGATGAGGACTTACGCGCCGACCGTCAGCCAGAGTTTACACAGATAGACTGTGAGATGTCATTCGTTGATCAGGATGATGTTATCAATCTGTTTGAGGAGATGGCACGTCATCTTTTCCGTGAGATTCGCGGTGTAGAGCTTCCTAAGTTGGAGCAGATGAAGTGGCATGATGCTATGAAGCGTTATGGTTCTGATAAGCCAGACTTGCGTTTCGGCATGGAGTTCGTAGAGTTGATGGACGACTTGAAGGGTACAGGTTCATTCTCCGTATTTGATGAGGCTGCTTACATTGGAGGTATTGTTGTTCCTGGTTGTGCTGACTATAGCCGCAAGCAACTTAACGAATTGACCGACTTTGTGAAGCGTCCACAGGTAGGTGCTCAGGGGCTTGTATTCATTAAGTACAATGCAGATGGTACTATTAAGAGTTCTATTGATAAGTTCTATACAGAGGAGCAGTTGCTAAAAGTTAAGGAAACAACAGGTGCTAAGGATGGCGACCTTGTGTTGATTCTTTCTGGTAACAATGTTAGAAAGACACAAGTTCAGCTTTGTTCTCTGCGTCTTGAGATGGGCGATCGCTTAGGACTTCGCGATAAGAACGTATTTAAGTGTCTTTGGATTGTTGACTTCCCTTTGTTCGAATGGAGTGATGAAGAGCAGCGTTTGATGGCTACTCACCATCCATTTACAATGCCTAATCCTGATGATATCAAGTTGTTGGATGAGCATCCAGAGCAGGTACGAGCAAAGGCATACGACTTTGTATGCAATGGTATCGAAGTTGGTGGTGGTTCACTTCGTATTCACGATACTCAGTTGCAGGAGAAGATGTTTGAGGTTCTCGGCTTCACACCAGAGAGTGCTAAGGCACAGTTTGGCTTCTTGATGAATGCTTTCAAGTATGGTGCACCACCTCATGCAGGTCTTGCTTTCGGTCTTGATC
- the rfbC gene encoding dTDP-4-dehydrorhamnose 3,5-epimerase: protein MEFIKTEIDGVWIIEPKVFNDDRGYFFESFKQAEFDKNVGYHVDFIQDNESKSSYGVLRGLHYQESDTAQAKLVRVIKGKVVDVAVDLRKSSPTFGKYVMVELSEDNKRQFFVPRGFAHGFLVLSDEAIFTYKVDNVYSPQTEASLRWNDETVGIKWPIDTKDVILSDKDLNKGLSLKDAKVFE from the coding sequence ATGGAGTTTATTAAGACAGAAATTGATGGCGTTTGGATTATTGAACCTAAGGTGTTCAATGACGATAGAGGTTATTTCTTTGAATCATTCAAACAGGCTGAATTCGACAAAAACGTTGGTTATCATGTTGATTTCATACAGGACAATGAGTCTAAATCAAGCTATGGTGTTCTGCGTGGACTACATTACCAAGAGAGCGATACCGCACAGGCTAAGTTAGTACGTGTCATCAAAGGTAAGGTAGTTGATGTAGCTGTTGACCTTCGCAAGAGCTCACCTACATTCGGAAAGTATGTTATGGTTGAACTGTCTGAGGACAACAAGCGTCAGTTCTTCGTACCACGTGGCTTTGCACATGGCTTCCTCGTTCTTTCTGATGAGGCTATCTTTACTTATAAGGTAGATAATGTCTACTCTCCACAGACAGAGGCGAGCCTCCGCTGGAATGATGAAACTGTAGGTATTAAGTGGCCTATCGATACAAAGGATGTCATACTTTCAGACAAAGACCTTAACAAGGGACTGTCTTTGAAGGACGCAAAAGTATTTGAATAA
- a CDS encoding FHA domain-containing protein, translating to MKRVRCPKCDNFITFDETKYKSGQRLVFQCPQCSKEFGIRIGVSKLRKTQKEENDAPADEESENKYGSLHVIENVFHFRQVIPLQMGENVIGRYMKGNPINCPIETVDPSVDMTHCFITVSKNKHGKLQYVLRDGPSYTGTFVDNVILGDRERRVIDGGTLFTIGATSIILHTPDED from the coding sequence ATGAAGCGTGTAAGATGTCCGAAGTGTGATAACTTCATAACTTTTGATGAGACAAAATATAAGTCGGGACAACGTCTTGTTTTCCAGTGTCCTCAGTGTAGTAAGGAGTTTGGAATCCGTATAGGAGTTTCTAAACTTCGTAAAACGCAAAAAGAGGAAAACGATGCCCCTGCAGATGAAGAATCAGAGAACAAGTATGGCTCTCTTCATGTGATTGAGAATGTCTTTCATTTCCGCCAAGTAATTCCTCTACAGATGGGTGAAAATGTCATCGGACGTTATATGAAGGGAAATCCAATTAACTGTCCGATTGAGACAGTTGACCCAAGTGTTGACATGACGCACTGCTTTATTACTGTTAGTAAGAATAAGCATGGTAAATTGCAATATGTGTTGCGTGATGGTCCTTCTTATACGGGTACGTTTGTTGACAATGTGATTCTTGGCGACCGTGAGCGTCGTGTTATTGACGGTGGTACGCTCTTTACGATTGGTGCCACAAGTATTATTCTTCATACTCCAGATGAAGATTAA
- a CDS encoding DUF1573 domain-containing protein: MKKFLLMTVMLVFGLTFAVAQNQAEIKFDKVTYDFGTFSDDNPVHKTTFTFTNVGKAPLVINQIVASCGCTIPNYDKRPIAPGQKGTIDVTYNGTGKFPGHFKKSITVRTNGKVEMTRLYIEGVMTGK; encoded by the coding sequence ATGAAAAAGTTCTTATTAATGACAGTGATGTTAGTTTTCGGACTGACATTTGCAGTAGCACAGAATCAGGCAGAAATTAAATTTGATAAGGTAACTTACGACTTCGGAACTTTCTCTGACGACAACCCAGTGCATAAAACAACATTCACATTCACAAATGTTGGAAAGGCACCATTGGTAATTAATCAGATTGTTGCAAGTTGTGGATGCACTATTCCTAACTACGATAAGAGACCGATTGCACCAGGTCAGAAAGGTACGATTGACGTGACATACAACGGAACTGGTAAGTTCCCTGGACACTTCAAGAAGAGTATTACCGTACGAACAAATGGAAAAGTAGAAATGACCCGACTATATATAGAAGGTGTCATGACTGGTAAATAA